One Echinicola strongylocentroti DNA window includes the following coding sequences:
- a CDS encoding T9SS type B sorting domain-containing protein, whose amino-acid sequence MKRTLLLCIMGIMLCGAVRPFSGGMTPGASPVINTTPGYTEFEPGKGAVTIDKEVTVTDEDSPKAAKAVVKLTNLPDGGNEFINIAPDVVDLANDNGLTVNYNFTNGELTITGEADFSLYQRIFRELTYNNFSPIPDIADRIVKYSIYDTEGNTSAEQTRIIRVKNVPAVITEIQPVADGLYGIDDAVAVTVVFNRPVWVNGGTPQIPLQIGEQAVMASYSSGAGSKELVFVYTVVEGDLDEDGVEFTQEVRLNDAAIVDSVDEPADLQVDGFPSTSGIGVDGIRPFVAAVTLPEDGAYSVCGNSMLKFVLSMSETVTANEDIKLDITLDAGARTARFVPSESTADELVFVYDVASGDKDENGISVSGLALGEGVIADQAGNELTDIALDSAAVAEANNIIIDGTAPAPPQVTAITPDSGVSSSDGITNTSALMIAGTAEADLSVEIFANDDKVGEAMADSEGKWTFDATGLEWEEGQYELSAVAVDGSCNSSESSNTLLLTLDLNGPLVSVTNTEVSLGENGEVLVTIEELVDSYSDNYSSMETIELAMEKDVFTCEDLGENTVTITATDLAGNVTETNALVTVVHNEALSFVVEDLEVSLDENGLAELVYSDVVKGLNGTCLDLDRFTFELSKSSFSCGDVGSHNVSIAITGENGFTASEEALVKVTDDAAPQISGGDENVDVFVGLSGEYVMENYLEIFEVSDNCTVAMTNQSPAEGAVLTGYGTPHVVKITATDDAGNVTEHEFTITLKSNIIASLVDPDLLTVSWGTEEEELPLPEQVEAVLVSGETVMVEVAWDIQHYDNMSPGLYQNAGTVSLTESGYSYDGDRQPMLTIVVNEKSLPEDILLSEDEFSVEDDPNAPLGILTTVDVDDDQHSYALIGEYDDEQFFYILGDRLFWTPEAMPEDQHEFTITISSTDRIGNSITKTFLITRSKPALDDLTISNVFSPNGDDINDDWGVPSLKFYGEVKLMIFERSGKMVFVTYDPEERWDGRYEGGDLPVGSYYYVIELGEEQAKRRGVLTLIRN is encoded by the coding sequence CGGGAAAAGGTGCTGTCACCATTGATAAAGAGGTGACCGTGACCGATGAGGATTCGCCAAAAGCCGCCAAAGCGGTGGTGAAGTTAACTAATCTCCCCGATGGAGGGAATGAATTCATCAACATTGCCCCTGATGTGGTAGACCTGGCCAATGATAATGGCCTCACGGTAAATTATAATTTTACCAATGGTGAATTGACCATTACCGGTGAGGCAGATTTTTCCCTTTACCAACGCATTTTTAGGGAATTGACCTACAATAATTTTTCTCCTATTCCCGATATCGCTGATCGAATCGTGAAATACTCGATTTATGATACTGAGGGAAACACCAGTGCCGAGCAAACGAGAATCATCAGGGTGAAAAATGTGCCCGCTGTCATTACTGAAATTCAGCCTGTGGCAGACGGGTTATATGGAATTGACGATGCGGTGGCTGTTACCGTTGTCTTTAACAGACCCGTTTGGGTGAATGGGGGGACTCCCCAGATCCCGCTACAAATTGGAGAACAGGCTGTCATGGCCAGCTATAGCTCAGGCGCTGGTTCCAAGGAATTGGTTTTTGTTTATACCGTAGTGGAGGGAGACCTGGATGAAGATGGAGTCGAGTTTACCCAAGAAGTCCGTCTGAATGATGCAGCTATAGTGGACAGTGTGGATGAGCCAGCTGATCTGCAGGTTGATGGTTTTCCAAGTACTTCAGGTATAGGAGTAGACGGAATCCGTCCATTTGTTGCTGCGGTTACTTTGCCAGAGGATGGTGCCTATTCCGTTTGTGGAAACAGTATGCTGAAGTTTGTGCTTTCGATGAGTGAAACCGTCACGGCAAACGAAGATATAAAGTTGGATATCACGCTGGATGCAGGAGCACGAACAGCGCGTTTTGTGCCTTCAGAGTCCACCGCCGACGAGTTGGTGTTCGTGTATGATGTGGCATCTGGGGATAAGGACGAAAATGGTATCAGTGTATCTGGCTTGGCTCTCGGCGAAGGAGTGATAGCTGATCAGGCTGGAAATGAACTGACAGATATCGCCTTGGACAGTGCTGCCGTGGCTGAGGCCAATAATATTATAATAGATGGTACCGCACCGGCACCGCCTCAGGTTACTGCTATCACGCCGGATAGTGGGGTGTCTTCCTCAGATGGGATTACCAACACTTCTGCCTTAATGATAGCCGGGACTGCGGAGGCTGACCTGTCAGTAGAAATCTTCGCCAATGATGATAAAGTAGGGGAGGCAATGGCTGATTCGGAGGGTAAATGGACCTTCGATGCGACGGGACTGGAGTGGGAGGAAGGACAGTATGAGCTTTCTGCTGTAGCAGTGGATGGTTCCTGTAATTCCAGCGAATCGAGTAATACCTTATTGTTGACCCTGGATCTGAACGGGCCTTTGGTAAGTGTCACAAACACGGAGGTAAGCCTTGGTGAAAATGGTGAGGTATTGGTTACAATAGAGGAATTGGTGGATAGTTACAGTGATAATTATTCATCTATGGAGACAATTGAACTGGCTATGGAAAAGGATGTCTTTACCTGTGAAGACCTAGGTGAAAATACAGTGACGATCACCGCAACCGACTTAGCGGGCAATGTCACCGAAACCAACGCATTGGTGACCGTGGTACACAACGAAGCCCTGTCTTTTGTAGTGGAAGACCTCGAAGTATCGCTGGACGAAAATGGATTGGCGGAGTTAGTGTATTCGGATGTGGTAAAAGGTCTCAACGGGACGTGCTTGGACTTAGATAGGTTCACATTTGAATTGAGCAAGTCCAGTTTTAGTTGTGGCGATGTCGGGAGCCATAATGTATCCATTGCCATTACGGGAGAGAACGGTTTTACCGCTTCGGAGGAAGCTTTGGTAAAGGTGACAGATGATGCTGCTCCCCAGATCAGTGGAGGGGACGAGAATGTGGACGTTTTTGTAGGTTTATCTGGCGAGTATGTAATGGAGAATTATTTGGAGATCTTCGAGGTTTCTGATAATTGTACTGTAGCGATGACCAATCAGTCTCCTGCGGAAGGAGCTGTATTGACGGGATATGGGACGCCTCATGTCGTGAAAATCACAGCGACAGATGATGCTGGTAATGTGACGGAACATGAGTTTACCATTACCCTAAAAAGCAATATTATAGCCTCATTGGTGGACCCGGACCTATTGACGGTCAGTTGGGGTACAGAAGAGGAGGAGCTGCCGTTGCCAGAGCAGGTGGAAGCCGTCTTGGTGTCAGGAGAGACGGTAATGGTGGAGGTGGCTTGGGATATCCAACACTACGATAATATGTCACCGGGACTTTATCAAAATGCTGGAACAGTGTCCCTCACCGAATCAGGATATAGCTATGATGGTGACAGGCAGCCTATGTTGACTATTGTGGTGAATGAAAAATCATTGCCCGAAGACATATTATTAAGTGAGGATGAGTTTTCGGTGGAGGATGATCCCAATGCGCCGCTGGGGATACTGACCACTGTGGATGTGGATGATGACCAGCATAGCTATGCGCTTATCGGAGAGTATGATGACGAGCAGTTCTTCTATATTCTTGGTGATCGTCTTTTTTGGACACCTGAAGCGATGCCGGAAGACCAGCATGAATTCACCATCACTATCAGTAGTACTGACAGGATCGGGAATAGCATAACCAAAACCTTCTTGATAACCAGATCAAAGCCAGCGCTGGATGACTTGACCATTAGCAATGTGTTCAGCCCAAATGGTGATGATATTAATGATGATTGGGGAGTGCCGTCCTTGAAGTTTTATGGTGAGGTGAAGCTGATGATTTTTGAAAGAAGTGGGAAGATGGTCTTTGTGACCTACGATCCTGAAGAACGATGGGATGGGAGGTACGAAGGCGGCGACCTTCCTGTCGGGTCCTATTATTACGTGATTGAATTAGGGGAAGAGCAGGCGAAGCGAAGAGGGGTGCTTACCCTGATTCGGAACTAA
- a CDS encoding PorP/SprF family type IX secretion system membrane protein, with translation MKKIILILLIMPALINDGLGQSRKYFSYFNALQSYYNPALVGLEGSSARSIVRNQWSGIDGGPKTVYGSVEGEFAQIGGSDSVPSIGRNAIGLSVMYDKHGAFSETELLLNYTNRIRLSEKHFLGLGIGVKYMNTELDGMSLSPEQSDDPSLSKYMGGFAEMKFLDFNFGLALRHNNYYVAYAVQNLAAGKISSGDEFYTKRPLSHNVQAGYRGVVSDNVGLIGNVLYRLQEDLPYNAEFNFKALFMNKVWLGVGHRVDYSTGLQAGFLMNRVSVGYSYEMATQRQSRMYGSTHEFMASIRLFDHYGKGIMAMW, from the coding sequence ATGAAAAAGATCATTCTAATCCTCCTTATAATGCCAGCTCTTATCAATGATGGGCTTGGCCAGAGTAGAAAATACTTTAGTTATTTTAATGCGCTCCAAAGTTATTACAATCCAGCCTTGGTAGGCTTGGAAGGGAGTAGTGCCAGAAGTATTGTCCGTAACCAGTGGAGTGGAATCGATGGAGGCCCCAAGACAGTTTATGGAAGTGTTGAGGGAGAATTTGCTCAGATTGGAGGCAGCGATAGTGTTCCTTCCATTGGGAGAAATGCGATAGGACTTTCAGTGATGTATGATAAGCATGGGGCATTTAGTGAAACAGAGCTATTGCTTAACTACACTAATCGGATCCGGCTGTCAGAAAAGCATTTCCTTGGTTTAGGTATCGGTGTGAAATACATGAATACAGAACTTGATGGAATGTCCCTGAGCCCGGAGCAGTCCGATGACCCGTCACTTTCCAAATACATGGGAGGTTTTGCAGAAATGAAATTTTTGGATTTTAATTTTGGGCTTGCGTTAAGACATAATAATTATTACGTCGCCTATGCCGTACAGAATCTAGCAGCAGGGAAAATCTCGTCAGGTGATGAGTTTTATACGAAGAGACCGTTGAGTCATAATGTTCAGGCTGGCTATAGAGGAGTGGTGAGTGATAATGTGGGGCTGATAGGAAATGTGCTCTACCGACTTCAGGAAGACCTGCCTTATAATGCTGAGTTTAATTTTAAAGCCTTGTTTATGAATAAAGTATGGCTTGGGGTGGGGCATAGGGTGGATTACTCGACAGGTCTTCAGGCGGGTTTTTTGATGAACCGGGTTAGTGTAGGATATAGTTATGAAATGGCCACCCAACGCCAATCTAGGATGTATGGCAGCACCCATGAGTTTATGGCATCCATAAGGCTCTTTGATCATTATGGGAAGGGGATAATGGCCATGTGGTAG
- a CDS encoding NAD-dependent epimerase: protein MKFLVTGVAGFIGHSLAGKLLREGHQVVGIDSLNDYYDVNLKLARLKDLHVDVAAIDLHKKVASTDASCFEFVKMKLEDGKELLELCSVERFDVVINLAAQAGVRYSLENPRAYVDANIVGFLNVLEACRHYPVKHLIYASSSSVYGANKKMPFSTSDNVDHPVSLYAASKKSNELMAHTYSHLYGVPTTGLRFFTVYGPWGRPDMALFIFTKAILEGKPLKVFNYGKMKRDFTYVDDIVEGVYRAALVPPQSGETATEEYVSNAPYRVFNIGNSKAVNLMDFIRAIEKATGKEAVLEMLPMQPGDVPATYADVAALSEATGYKPDTLVEDGVANFVDWYRNYYQV, encoded by the coding sequence ATGAAATTTTTAGTAACTGGAGTTGCTGGATTCATCGGTCATAGTTTAGCGGGGAAACTTTTGCGTGAAGGTCACCAAGTGGTGGGGATAGATAGCCTAAACGATTATTATGATGTTAACTTGAAGCTGGCCAGGTTAAAAGACCTCCATGTGGATGTGGCGGCAATTGACTTACATAAAAAAGTGGCGTCTACGGACGCGAGCTGTTTTGAGTTTGTGAAGATGAAATTGGAAGACGGTAAGGAGCTTTTGGAGCTCTGCTCCGTGGAGCGGTTTGATGTAGTGATCAATTTGGCCGCGCAAGCTGGAGTGAGGTATTCATTGGAAAACCCCCGTGCGTATGTGGATGCCAATATTGTCGGTTTTTTGAATGTCTTGGAAGCATGTAGGCATTATCCGGTGAAACACCTGATCTACGCCTCCTCCAGTTCCGTGTATGGAGCCAATAAAAAAATGCCCTTTTCTACTTCCGATAATGTAGACCACCCAGTCAGTTTATATGCGGCATCCAAAAAATCCAATGAGCTAATGGCCCATACCTATAGCCATTTGTATGGGGTGCCTACTACTGGATTACGGTTTTTTACGGTATATGGCCCATGGGGAAGACCCGATATGGCTTTGTTTATTTTTACCAAGGCCATTTTGGAAGGTAAACCCCTGAAAGTGTTTAATTATGGTAAAATGAAACGTGATTTTACTTATGTAGACGATATTGTGGAAGGAGTCTACAGGGCCGCCTTGGTGCCACCACAGTCAGGAGAAACAGCCACCGAAGAGTACGTTTCCAATGCCCCTTATCGTGTTTTTAATATTGGCAATTCCAAAGCCGTAAACCTGATGGATTTTATCAGGGCCATAGAAAAGGCCACAGGTAAAGAGGCTGTTTTGGAGATGCTTCCTATGCAGCCAGGAGATGTGCCAGCCACATATGCAGACGTCGCAGCGCTTTCAGAAGCTACCGGGTATAAGCCCGATACACTTGTAGAAGATGGGGTGGCCAATTTCGTGGATTGGTACCGTAATTATTATCAAGTATAG
- the rfbB gene encoding dTDP-glucose 4,6-dehydratase, with protein MKKSILITGGAGFIGSHLVKLFVNKYPDYTIVNLDSLTYAGNLENLKEIEEKDNYHFEKVDLLDEKGLEEVFKKHQITDVVHLAAESHVDRSISDPLAFVKTNVIGTVNLLNAAKTSWKKLDGHLFYHVSTDEVYGSLDDGGFFLETTAYDPQSPYSASKASSDHFVRAYANTYGMKTVISNCSNNYGPNQFPEKLIPLCINNIRNRKALPVYGKGENVRDWLYVEDHAAAIDVIFHNGTTGETYNIGGWNEWKNIDIVTLLCEIVDRKLGREEGESAKLITFVKDRAGHDLRYAIDAGKLEKELGWKPSLQFEEGIEKTVDWYLANEEWLKNVTSGEYQKYYDEYYE; from the coding sequence ATGAAAAAATCAATTTTAATTACAGGCGGAGCAGGCTTTATCGGGAGCCATCTGGTCAAGCTATTTGTCAATAAATACCCCGACTACACGATTGTCAATTTGGACAGTCTTACCTATGCAGGCAATCTTGAAAACCTTAAGGAAATAGAGGAAAAGGACAACTATCATTTTGAGAAAGTAGACCTTTTGGACGAGAAAGGATTAGAGGAGGTATTCAAAAAACATCAAATTACCGATGTGGTCCATTTGGCAGCAGAATCCCATGTAGATCGATCTATTTCGGATCCATTGGCATTTGTAAAGACCAATGTCATTGGTACGGTGAACTTGCTGAATGCTGCTAAGACTTCATGGAAGAAATTGGATGGACATTTATTTTACCATGTTTCCACCGATGAAGTGTATGGATCTCTGGATGATGGTGGTTTTTTCTTGGAAACGACAGCTTATGATCCCCAGTCGCCCTATTCTGCTTCCAAGGCTTCTTCTGATCATTTTGTCCGGGCTTATGCCAATACTTATGGCATGAAGACTGTCATTAGTAACTGTTCTAATAATTATGGTCCTAATCAATTTCCTGAAAAATTAATTCCGCTCTGTATCAATAATATTAGGAATAGAAAAGCCCTGCCTGTTTACGGAAAAGGGGAGAATGTCAGGGATTGGCTTTATGTGGAAGATCACGCAGCAGCAATTGACGTGATATTTCACAATGGGACAACAGGAGAAACCTACAATATCGGAGGGTGGAATGAGTGGAAGAACATTGATATAGTAACCCTGCTTTGCGAGATAGTGGACAGGAAGTTAGGTAGGGAAGAAGGTGAGTCTGCAAAGTTGATTACTTTTGTGAAAGATCGTGCTGGCCATGACCTCCGGTATGCCATAGATGCTGGCAAATTGGAGAAAGAATTGGGCTGGAAGCCATCATTACAATTTGAGGAAGGGATAGAAAAGACCGTGGACTGGTATTTGGCCAATGAGGAATGGCTAAAAAATGTGACTTCTGGAGAGTATCAAAAATACTACGATGAGTACTATGAATAA
- a CDS encoding polysaccharide biosynthesis/export family protein yields the protein MKKSPFAIFIALLMISCVSNKRLNYLQNLPDDEPIELDEFIPYAEIDYEYILQPFDIVDIDFASSDEELTKVFEYQGARNARGGGGGNNGGDPFYFTGYSLDKDGMVRIPKLGRIKIAGLTEEEARAKVEEEINRYFKEEVYVRLRTGGIRFTTIGEFNSSGTKVIYKNRATIFDALAMAGESDILAKKNELFLIRQYDGGTKIHQVNLNDRALLASPYYFIQPNDVLYLQPMSIRQVGDANNIATTLQLTIGLVTAVLFFVALTKD from the coding sequence ATGAAGAAATCTCCATTTGCTATTTTCATAGCACTGTTAATGATTTCGTGTGTGAGTAATAAACGCCTGAATTATCTGCAGAACCTTCCTGATGACGAGCCGATCGAGTTAGATGAGTTTATCCCTTACGCTGAAATAGATTATGAATATATATTGCAGCCCTTCGATATAGTGGACATTGATTTTGCGTCTTCTGATGAGGAGCTTACCAAGGTTTTTGAATACCAAGGAGCCCGAAATGCCCGAGGTGGCGGGGGAGGTAATAATGGAGGAGATCCGTTTTATTTTACTGGTTATTCTTTGGATAAAGATGGCATGGTGAGAATTCCCAAGTTGGGACGAATCAAAATAGCTGGCCTTACAGAGGAAGAAGCCCGCGCGAAAGTAGAGGAAGAGATCAACCGGTATTTTAAGGAAGAGGTTTATGTGCGTTTAAGGACTGGAGGAATTAGATTTACTACCATTGGTGAATTTAACAGTTCTGGTACAAAAGTAATCTATAAGAACAGGGCAACTATTTTCGATGCCTTGGCAATGGCTGGTGAGAGCGATATATTGGCCAAGAAAAACGAATTGTTTTTGATTAGGCAATACGACGGGGGGACTAAAATCCATCAGGTAAACCTGAATGATCGGGCTCTATTGGCGTCTCCGTATTATTTTATCCAACCAAATGACGTCCTTTATCTCCAGCCGATGTCCATTAGACAAGTAGGTGATGCCAATAATATAGCTACCACCTTACAGTTGACGATTGGGTTAGTTACTGCTGTTTTGTTCTTTGTGGCCTTAACCAAAGATTAA
- a CDS encoding polysaccharide biosynthesis tyrosine autokinase: MNDPYDIAKFEEEDKPVDINYYLVKYLRFWPLYLFCVLIALVGVFLYHRYTVEKYQVKGSMLVQATPSPEVRILDRSNIFENPGGLENDILVFTSKKLAAEALEKVHFDVSYYASTNIKEIELYEKSPVRVHVDWDHAQGDNGLINLTVTSTDEFMLNGVDKGFFNYFSSQELAPRDAAILGKTYRFGEVVESGQAKFVVEKVKDVEVGEKLAFVIHNPSSLIDYYANAVSVRPQHNYGSVLQVTLETKVPEKGRDYVNALMNAYIEHDLAKKNEISENTLKFIEEQMYVVEDSLKKAERQMLDFKVDHMMLDVDSEYGGVLTKIQALEERMQDLEFELEYYKSLQEYLEEKSTDLNETLAPSMMGITDGTLNSMTQQLMTLSMERRRILSVVNENHPDVNKLDEQIARLRANIFENIKNLVANTEKKKKEAEKKLAEYDREFSKLPKAESNYTNIYREFKLRENLYNYLLEKRAEVGIAKASNVSDNSVVDYAKKGQMIHPQKARNYGMALGLGILLPLGLVLLYDFVNDKIVDQIQLKNAINIPLLGTVGYSEKETNMLVGEYPKAIASESFRSLRSALFYIASEKKCKRVLVTSSVSGEGKTFVSLNLAAAMALSGKKTCVLGMDLRKPRIAQYVGISNKNGLSSYLVGESSKDEIIYQTKYENLYFVPSGPVPPNPAELLLKPQMEDLMAFLEEKFDVVIMDTPPMALVSETMDLLRFSDVNLYIVRQDYTQKKYLMMVNDLFENDQISNFYGVFNAVKTGGNDYGGYNYGYGYNYSFIKKSHYSGYYEEEPAKPKKGWIERFLAKFRG; the protein is encoded by the coding sequence ATGAACGATCCTTACGACATAGCGAAGTTTGAGGAAGAAGATAAGCCGGTTGATATCAACTATTACCTGGTCAAATACCTTCGTTTTTGGCCATTGTACCTTTTTTGTGTTTTGATAGCGCTGGTGGGCGTATTTCTGTATCATCGGTATACGGTAGAAAAATACCAAGTAAAGGGGAGTATGTTGGTCCAAGCAACCCCCAGCCCAGAGGTAAGGATCCTTGATCGTTCCAATATTTTCGAAAATCCTGGAGGATTGGAAAATGATATATTGGTGTTTACCTCAAAGAAATTAGCTGCGGAAGCACTTGAAAAAGTGCATTTTGATGTGAGTTATTATGCATCGACCAATATCAAGGAAATTGAATTGTATGAAAAATCACCAGTTAGGGTTCATGTAGACTGGGACCATGCGCAAGGGGATAACGGTTTGATCAATTTAACGGTGACCAGCACGGATGAGTTTATGCTAAATGGGGTGGATAAAGGCTTCTTTAATTATTTTTCTTCCCAAGAATTAGCTCCTAGAGACGCCGCTATATTGGGTAAAACCTACCGTTTTGGGGAAGTGGTTGAGTCTGGCCAAGCGAAGTTTGTGGTGGAGAAGGTAAAGGATGTGGAGGTAGGAGAAAAACTAGCTTTTGTGATCCATAACCCCTCCTCCCTGATCGATTACTATGCTAATGCCGTGTCTGTTAGGCCCCAACATAATTACGGTTCAGTGCTGCAAGTTACTTTGGAGACTAAGGTGCCAGAGAAGGGAAGGGATTATGTGAATGCGCTGATGAATGCGTATATCGAACATGATCTCGCCAAGAAAAATGAAATATCCGAAAACACCCTGAAGTTCATTGAAGAACAAATGTATGTGGTGGAGGACTCCTTAAAGAAGGCTGAAAGGCAAATGCTTGATTTTAAGGTGGATCATATGATGCTGGATGTGGACTCTGAATATGGTGGTGTATTGACCAAAATACAGGCCTTGGAAGAAAGGATGCAGGATTTGGAGTTTGAACTGGAATACTACAAATCCCTCCAAGAATACTTGGAAGAGAAATCTACAGATCTCAATGAGACATTGGCGCCTTCCATGATGGGGATCACAGACGGGACCTTGAATAGCATGACACAGCAGCTCATGACATTGTCGATGGAGAGAAGAAGGATTCTTTCTGTAGTGAATGAAAATCATCCCGATGTTAACAAGCTTGATGAACAAATTGCGAGGTTAAGGGCAAATATTTTTGAGAACATCAAAAATTTAGTGGCCAACACGGAAAAGAAAAAGAAAGAGGCAGAAAAAAAACTGGCAGAGTACGATCGGGAGTTTTCTAAATTACCAAAAGCGGAGTCTAACTATACTAATATTTACAGGGAGTTTAAGTTGCGCGAAAACCTCTACAATTATTTATTGGAAAAGAGAGCGGAGGTGGGGATAGCCAAAGCCTCCAATGTGTCTGATAATTCGGTGGTGGACTATGCCAAAAAAGGACAGATGATCCATCCCCAAAAAGCCAGAAACTATGGGATGGCCTTAGGACTGGGCATTTTGCTTCCATTGGGGCTGGTTTTATTGTATGATTTTGTGAATGACAAGATTGTAGATCAGATACAATTGAAAAACGCCATTAATATCCCGCTATTGGGCACGGTAGGTTATAGTGAAAAAGAAACGAATATGCTGGTCGGGGAATACCCAAAGGCCATCGCCTCCGAGTCCTTCAGGTCACTGCGATCGGCGCTTTTCTATATTGCCAGTGAGAAAAAATGCAAGCGGGTTTTGGTGACTTCAAGTGTGTCAGGAGAGGGGAAGACTTTTGTTAGCTTGAATCTCGCTGCCGCCATGGCACTGAGCGGTAAGAAGACCTGTGTCCTAGGTATGGACTTGAGAAAACCACGAATAGCGCAATATGTCGGGATAAGCAATAAAAACGGATTGTCATCTTATTTGGTAGGTGAATCAAGCAAGGATGAAATCATCTATCAGACCAAGTATGAAAACCTGTATTTCGTACCTTCTGGCCCTGTGCCGCCCAATCCAGCAGAACTATTGCTTAAACCTCAAATGGAAGATTTGATGGCATTTCTTGAGGAGAAATTTGATGTGGTGATTATGGATACCCCACCGATGGCATTGGTGTCAGAGACGATGGATCTTTTGCGTTTTTCTGATGTCAACCTGTATATTGTCCGACAGGATTATACTCAGAAAAAGTACCTGATGATGGTCAATGACCTCTTCGAAAACGATCAAATTAGTAATTTCTATGGAGTATTTAATGCCGTGAAAACAGGAGGGAATGATTATGGCGGCTATAACTACGGGTATGGCTATAACTATTCCTTTATCAAAAAAAGTCACTATTCGGGCTACTATGAGGAAGAGCCCGCAAAGCCTAAAAAGGGATGGATAGAGAGATTTTTGGCTAAATTCAGAGGTTGA
- a CDS encoding anthranilate synthase component I family protein, which yields MVACPETCFFLPELIVDFHGQRLSITHPQPTQVFKEITQFQPQNIPKKITSIQAKTDRDQYIQTVRAIQEHIREGDIYEMNYCIAFEAAVESLDPVQLFWELQDLSPMPFASFFKCREQFLVGASPERYIKKQGKKLIAQPIKGTIRRGKDPIEDEELKQALQASEKERAENLMIVDLMRNDLARIAQTGTVKVEELFGIYPFRQVYQMISTVTAELKPQVPFAEIIASTFPMGSMTGAPKIKCMELIEQYENFKRGWFSGALGYLDEEGDFDFSVIIRSIIIDTKAKHLFFAAGSAITYDADPAYEYDECMLKASAIKKALSH from the coding sequence TTGGTCGCCTGTCCGGAAACCTGTTTTTTCCTTCCTGAGCTGATCGTTGATTTTCATGGGCAACGCTTGTCCATCACCCACCCACAGCCTACTCAGGTATTCAAGGAGATCACCCAATTCCAACCCCAAAACATCCCAAAAAAGATCACTTCAATCCAAGCTAAAACAGATCGAGATCAATACATTCAAACAGTGAGGGCGATCCAGGAACACATCAGGGAAGGTGATATTTACGAGATGAATTATTGTATCGCCTTTGAAGCAGCTGTGGAATCACTTGATCCCGTCCAGCTCTTTTGGGAACTACAGGATCTGTCCCCTATGCCCTTTGCAAGTTTCTTCAAGTGCAGGGAGCAATTTTTAGTAGGCGCATCGCCAGAAAGGTACATCAAAAAACAGGGGAAAAAACTCATAGCCCAACCGATCAAAGGCACTATCCGAAGAGGGAAAGACCCTATTGAAGACGAGGAGCTCAAACAAGCACTGCAAGCAAGCGAAAAGGAAAGAGCGGAAAACCTCATGATCGTAGACCTGATGCGAAATGACTTGGCGAGAATCGCACAGACGGGCACGGTAAAAGTAGAAGAACTATTTGGCATTTACCCATTCCGGCAGGTATATCAAATGATTTCAACTGTTACTGCAGAACTCAAACCTCAAGTTCCCTTTGCAGAGATCATTGCCAGCACATTCCCCATGGGAAGCATGACCGGTGCACCCAAAATCAAATGCATGGAGCTGATCGAGCAATATGAAAACTTCAAAAGGGGATGGTTTTCGGGAGCACTGGGATACCTGGACGAAGAGGGGGATTTTGATTTTAGCGTTATCATCAGGAGCATCATCATAGACACTAAGGCCAAGCACCTCTTTTTTGCCGCAGGAAGCGCCATCACTTATGACGCAGATCCAGCATACGAATATGATGAATGCATGCTAAAAGCCAGCGCCATTAAAAAGGCCCTGTCGCACTAA